In one Castor canadensis chromosome 15, mCasCan1.hap1v2, whole genome shotgun sequence genomic region, the following are encoded:
- the Cbln1 gene encoding cerebellin-1 yields MLGVVELLLLGAAWLAGPARGQNETEPIVLEGKCLVVCDSNPTSDPTGTALGISVRSGSAKVAFSAIRSTNHEPSEMSNRTMIIYFDQVLVNIGNNFDSERSTFIAPRKGIYSFNFHVVKVYNRQTIQVSLMLNGWPVISAFAGDQDVTREAASNGVLIQMEKGDRAYLKLERGNLMGGWKYSTFSGFLVFPL; encoded by the exons ATGCTGGGCGTCGtggagctgctgctgctgggggcTGCGTGGCTGGCAGGCCCGGCCCGGGGGCAGAATGAGACCGAGCCTATCGTGCTGGAGGGCAAGTGCCTAGTGGTGTGCGACTCCAACCCCACGTCCGACCCCACAGGCACAGCTCTGGGCATCTCTGTGCGCTCCGGCAGCGCCAAGGTGGCTTTCTCTGCCATCAGGAGCACCAACCACGAGCCGTCCGAGATGAGTAATCGCACTATGATCATCTACTTCGACCAG GTACTAGTGAACATCGGGAACAACTTTGATTCAGAACGCAGCACTTTCATCGCCCCGCGAAAAGGAATCTACAGTTTTAACTTCCACGTGGTAAAAGTCTACAACAGACAGACCATCCAG GTGAGCCTCATGTTAAACGGGTGGCCGGTGATTTCAGCCTTCGCTGGTGACCAGGACGTGACCCGGGAGGCCGCCAGCAACGGAGTCCTAATCCAAATGGAGAAAGGCGACCGAGCATACCTCAAGTTGGAGCGGGGGAACTTGATGGGGGGCTGGAAGTACTCAACCTTCTCTGGATTCCTCGTGTTTCCCCTCTGA